The Lactuca sativa cultivar Salinas chromosome 2, Lsat_Salinas_v11, whole genome shotgun sequence genome includes a window with the following:
- the LOC128132378 gene encoding uncharacterized protein LOC128132378: protein MDTTTSLHFMNQEFAKLDQFDGQNYTRWAEKVKFMLHVLKLSFVLDPKLPPIPKEEESVDPTVITELEKQRILRRESEELCVGHIKNSLSDRLYDLYSPVKDPKELWNALELKYKAHEEGTNKYLVSKYLEFQMVDDKSIMEQVHELQVMVNKLNALTVSLPELFQVGAIIAKLPPSWKDLSKRMMHKSEDYSLDDLMKHLRIEEETRIRDKRGKVGQSVHQVSAGSSSHKGKSGGQNKNFGPKKQSFKKPGHQNPNSKPKRVGPCHVCERLGTMRENAKIANQYRLHTQSRR from the coding sequence ATGGACACTACTACTAGCCTCCACTTCATGAACCAAGAGTTTGCCAAACTTGACCAATTCGATGGTCAAAACTACACTCGTTGGGCCGAAAAGGTCAAGTTCATGCTTCATGTCTTGAAGCTCTCCTTTGTGTTGGACCCAAAACTGCCACCAATTCCCAAGGAAGAGGAATCTGTGGACCCAACGGTCATTACAGAACTGGAAAAGCAAAGGATTCTGCGTAGAGAATCCGAGGAATTGTGTGTGGGTCACATCAAGAATTCCCTATCTGATCGGCTCTATGATCTTTACTCGCCGGTCAAAGATCCAAAAGAGCTATGGAATGCGTTGGAACTTAAGTACAAGGCACATGAGGAAGGTACTAACAAGTACCTTGTGTCCAAGTACCTTGAGTTTCAAATGGTTGATGACAAATCGATTATGGAGCAAGTGCATGAACTCCAAGTCATGGTCAACAAGTTGAACGCACTCACCGTCTCTCTTCCAGAACTCTTTCAGGTTGGTGCGATCATCGCAAAACTGCCACCCTCGTGGAAAGATTTATCTAAGAGAATGATGCACAAGTCTGAGGACTACTCCTTGGATGATCTGATGAAACACCTCCGCATTGAGGAGGAAACTCGCATCAGGGACAAGCGAGGTAAAGTTGGACAAAGTGTGCATCAAGTGTCAGCTGGGAGTTCTAGCCACAAAGGCAAATCTGGGGGACAGAACAAGAACTTTGGACCCAAGAAACAAAGCTTCAAGAAACCGGGTCATCAGAATCCTAACTCAAAGCCAAAAAGGGTCGGTCCTTGCCACGTCTGCGAGAGATTGGGCACTATGCGAGAGAATGCAAAGATCGCAAATCAGTACCGGTTGCACACGCAGTCGAGAAGGTGA